The following coding sequences are from one Nitrospiria bacterium window:
- a CDS encoding NUDIX domain-containing protein yields MAELTHAGGIVIQIQGDAPRYLVVTAKNDFERWVFPKGRIDPGETPEAAAEREVLEEAGVEAKTLESVGSTEFKKDGQDSRAEYFLMHFQRNGGPGEDRKRRWCSYDEALDLLSSDYNRDLLRQARALVNKVLRFQGSAS; encoded by the coding sequence ATGGCCGAACTGACGCATGCGGGAGGTATTGTAATACAAATCCAGGGGGATGCTCCCCGGTACCTCGTCGTCACTGCAAAAAACGATTTTGAGCGGTGGGTCTTTCCCAAAGGCCGTATCGACCCGGGAGAAACGCCGGAGGCCGCCGCGGAGCGCGAAGTGCTCGAGGAAGCCGGGGTGGAAGCGAAGACCCTGGAATCGGTGGGCTCCACCGAGTTTAAAAAGGACGGGCAGGATTCGCGCGCCGAGTATTTTCTGATGCATTTTCAGCGGAACGGGGGTCCGGGAGAAGACCGAAAACGGCGTTGGTGTTCCTATGATGAGGCGCTGGATCTTCTTTCGTCCGATTACAACCGTGATCTTCTGCGCCAGGCGCGCGCCCTTGTGAACAAGGTCCTCCGATTCCAGGGGTCGGCCTCTTGA
- a CDS encoding four helix bundle suffix domain-containing protein, translated as MAGEGRLIPPHGGYRQLRSFQCAQLVYDATVVFCNRFIEKRSRTHDQMVQAARSGAQNIAEGSMASATSKKTELKLTSVARASLEELLLDYEDFLRQRGLRIWAKDSPEALAVRRRYQSDESDRSDKSDSYGISSATPEVAANTLICLINQASFLLGRQLQKLEQQFLDEGGFTEKLYRARNEARKPDRHTPK; from the coding sequence ATGGCGGGTGAAGGCCGATTGATTCCGCCGCACGGCGGATACCGCCAATTGCGGAGTTTCCAGTGCGCGCAATTGGTGTATGACGCCACCGTGGTCTTCTGCAACCGTTTCATCGAGAAACGTTCCCGCACCCATGACCAAATGGTTCAGGCGGCGCGAAGCGGAGCGCAGAACATCGCCGAGGGAAGCATGGCCTCGGCCACCTCGAAGAAAACCGAGCTCAAGCTGACCAGTGTAGCGAGAGCCAGTCTGGAAGAGCTGCTCCTCGATTACGAGGATTTCCTCCGCCAGCGCGGACTGCGAATCTGGGCCAAGGATTCGCCGGAGGCTCTCGCGGTGAGAAGGCGCTACCAGTCGGACGAGTCGGACAGGTCAGACAAGTCGGACAGCTACGGAATCTCCAGCGCCACTCCGGAAGTTGCGGCGAATACGCTGATCTGCCTGATCAACCAGGCCAGTTTTCTTTTAGGACGGCAGCTGCAGAAATTGGAGCAGCAGTTTCTGGATGAGGGCGGATTTACCGAGAAGCTTTACCGGGCGCGAAACGAGGCGAGAAAACCCGATAGGCACACACCAAAGTAG
- a CDS encoding PD-(D/E)XK nuclease family protein: MNYRLSPSDLTFLYDGCKHCFVLRVKHDISQPSIPLPAIFTKIAALQKEFYSGKRTESICPGPPPGIVSHGEKPVRSKTITFPGFESTCYISGRFDIVAELDDGSYAVFDFKTGSPNDEKAEMYGRQLHAYALALEQPAEGELSLSPITSLGLIYFTPDRCEHPGADRQVLEGKMQWTGIRRDDAAFMKFLEGVVRLLDGPMPPMEPQNCDWCAYRKRTGQPEATAAASGGAEVSSPSCPTCGGPMKLRTGRFGEFWSCVKFPGCKGTRNVSKSS; this comes from the coding sequence ATGAATTACCGGTTGAGTCCTTCGGACCTGACCTTCCTCTATGACGGCTGCAAGCATTGCTTCGTCCTACGGGTGAAGCACGACATTTCCCAGCCGTCGATCCCTCTCCCGGCCATCTTCACAAAAATCGCCGCCCTCCAGAAAGAGTTTTATTCGGGAAAGCGGACCGAGTCGATTTGCCCCGGCCCTCCTCCCGGCATCGTCAGTCATGGCGAGAAGCCCGTGCGCTCCAAGACCATAACATTCCCCGGCTTTGAGAGCACCTGCTACATCAGCGGCCGCTTCGATATCGTGGCCGAGCTCGACGACGGGTCCTACGCCGTCTTCGATTTCAAGACCGGAAGCCCCAACGACGAGAAGGCCGAGATGTATGGTCGCCAACTTCATGCCTATGCACTGGCTCTTGAACAACCGGCCGAGGGGGAACTTTCGCTCAGCCCGATTACCAGCCTCGGGCTGATTTACTTCACCCCCGACCGTTGCGAGCATCCCGGTGCCGACCGGCAGGTCCTGGAGGGAAAGATGCAGTGGACCGGGATCCGGCGTGACGATGCTGCATTCATGAAATTCCTCGAGGGAGTCGTCCGGTTACTCGACGGCCCGATGCCGCCGATGGAACCGCAAAACTGTGACTGGTGCGCCTATCGAAAGCGGACGGGTCAACCGGAGGCGACTGCCGCGGCATCCGGGGGGGCCGAGGTTAGCTCCCCGTCGTGTCCCACTTGCGGCGGCCCGATGAAGCTCAGAACCGGAAGGTTCGGCGAGTTCTGGTCCTGCGTGAAATTTCCCGGATGCAAAGGCACGCGGAATGTGTCGAAGTCATCTTGA
- the ppk1 gene encoding polyphosphate kinase 1: protein MEKEKSPTINLDAPEWYLNRELTWLEFNRRILNEGLDERTPLLERVKFLAIVASNLDEFFMKRIGGLKQQAGAGVSELSVDGRTPEQQIKECQAIVLEMEDQQRRLAVDLYRLLNQAGIQISRWADLSREDCDAVRDHYVRNIFPLVTPLAIGPAHPFPFISNLSLNLLVTLRNPGADKSDLVRIKVPVGGEVPRFLQIKDRLLFVPLEDVLAQNLDLLFPGMQIESCELFRVTRNAITEIPGHQAEDLMSMVESELRDRKFAPIVRLEISKGMDPTRRGMLAAELGLDEATDVFEVEGLMAKRDLLQIASLKIRELHDPPHHPIDHPLIAGASNIFHLIREQGPILLQHPYESFVTSVERFVKEASQDPKVLAIKMTLYRTAAESKIIEYLIEAAQNEKQVAVAVELKARFDESSNIRWAQRLEQAGIHVSYGLVGLKTHCKIIFVLRRDYNGLRRYAHFGTGNYNADTARIYCDLGLLTCDPGIGEDLTELFNYLTSGNVPDRKFRKLLPSPTVFKQALLSKIDREIAQHSEGSPGLIRFKVNALEDKEITRAIYRASQAGVKVDLIVRDTCRLRPGIAGLSENIRVVSIVGRFLEHARIYYFRNGGNEEYYISSADCMSHKLQHRIEVAVPVEGSDLREQLRQILEIQLTNRASLWTMQPDGTYVRSQPEPGGEMRGVQELMIERAQKRFQATQQSGNQNHSGKSEARNKGGSPSLAAGGFKRRKRRGV from the coding sequence ATGGAAAAGGAAAAGAGTCCGACGATCAATCTGGACGCCCCGGAATGGTACCTCAACCGTGAGTTGACCTGGCTGGAGTTCAACCGGCGCATTCTCAACGAGGGGCTGGACGAACGCACCCCCCTGCTGGAGCGTGTGAAGTTTCTGGCGATCGTCGCCTCGAATCTGGACGAGTTCTTCATGAAACGGATCGGGGGCCTCAAACAGCAGGCCGGCGCGGGTGTATCGGAGCTTTCGGTCGACGGACGCACACCCGAACAGCAGATCAAGGAATGCCAGGCGATCGTTCTGGAAATGGAGGATCAACAACGACGCCTCGCCGTCGATCTATACCGCTTGCTGAACCAGGCCGGAATTCAGATCAGCCGCTGGGCCGATCTGAGCCGGGAGGACTGCGACGCGGTCCGCGATCATTACGTCCGGAACATCTTCCCCCTGGTCACGCCGCTGGCGATCGGACCCGCCCATCCTTTTCCGTTTATCTCCAACCTGTCGCTCAACCTCCTGGTCACGCTCCGGAATCCCGGCGCCGACAAGTCCGATCTGGTCCGGATCAAGGTCCCGGTCGGCGGAGAAGTGCCGCGTTTTCTCCAGATCAAAGACCGCTTGCTCTTCGTCCCCCTGGAAGACGTGCTCGCCCAAAATCTCGACCTCCTCTTTCCCGGAATGCAGATCGAGTCCTGCGAGTTGTTTCGCGTGACCCGCAACGCCATCACCGAGATTCCCGGACATCAGGCCGAAGATCTGATGTCGATGGTCGAATCCGAATTGAGGGATCGCAAATTCGCCCCGATCGTCCGACTTGAGATCTCGAAGGGGATGGATCCCACCCGGCGGGGCATGCTCGCGGCCGAGCTCGGACTGGACGAGGCCACGGACGTGTTCGAGGTGGAGGGACTCATGGCCAAGCGCGACCTCCTTCAGATCGCCTCGTTGAAGATACGGGAGCTCCACGATCCGCCGCATCACCCCATCGACCATCCGTTGATCGCCGGCGCCTCGAACATCTTCCATCTGATCCGGGAGCAGGGCCCCATCCTTCTTCAGCACCCGTACGAATCCTTCGTCACCTCGGTCGAGCGGTTCGTGAAGGAGGCCAGCCAGGATCCGAAGGTCCTCGCGATCAAAATGACCCTCTACCGTACGGCCGCGGAGTCCAAAATCATCGAGTACCTGATCGAGGCGGCGCAGAACGAAAAACAGGTGGCCGTGGCGGTGGAGTTGAAGGCCCGCTTCGACGAATCGTCCAACATCCGGTGGGCCCAGCGCCTGGAGCAGGCCGGCATCCATGTCTCCTACGGCCTGGTCGGACTGAAGACGCATTGCAAAATCATTTTCGTGTTGCGGCGCGACTACAACGGGCTGCGCCGTTACGCCCATTTCGGCACCGGGAATTACAACGCGGACACCGCCCGCATCTACTGCGATCTGGGCCTGCTGACCTGCGACCCGGGCATCGGCGAGGACCTGACCGAGCTGTTCAACTATCTCACCTCCGGAAACGTCCCGGACCGGAAGTTTAGAAAACTGCTGCCCTCGCCCACGGTGTTCAAACAGGCCCTCCTCTCCAAGATCGACCGGGAAATCGCGCAACATTCGGAGGGGTCGCCGGGTCTCATCCGCTTCAAAGTCAACGCGCTCGAGGACAAGGAGATCACCCGGGCCATCTACCGCGCCTCGCAGGCCGGGGTCAAGGTGGACCTGATCGTGAGAGACACCTGCCGGTTGCGGCCGGGCATTGCCGGCTTGTCCGAAAACATCCGCGTGGTCAGCATCGTCGGACGCTTCTTGGAGCACGCCCGGATCTACTACTTTCGAAACGGCGGGAATGAAGAATATTATATCAGCTCGGCCGACTGCATGTCGCACAAACTGCAGCATCGCATCGAGGTGGCGGTTCCGGTGGAGGGATCGGATTTGCGGGAACAGCTCCGTCAAATTCTTGAAATCCAACTGACAAACCGGGCGAGCCTTTGGACCATGCAGCCGGACGGAACCTATGTCCGGAGCCAACCCGAACCCGGCGGGGAGATGCGGGGGGTGCAGGAACTCATGATCGAGCGGGCCCAAAAACGATTCCAGGCCACCCAACAATCCGGCAATCAAAATCATTCCGGAAAATCCGAGGCCCGAAACAAAGGGGGATCGCCGTCGCTTGCGGCCGGCGGGTTTAAACGGCGCAAGCGAAGAGGCGTTTAA
- a CDS encoding response regulator transcription factor encodes MPKKIVMIEDEPDITGLVTHYLEKEGYRVTAVRDGAKGLHQIKTEPPDLLILDIMLPEMDGLEICRRVRADSKTAALPIIMLTAKGEETDRVVGLEVGADDYLTKPFSPKELVARVKALLRRAERREEAPDRYVYGDLVLDPVRHEVRLKDREVVLTAKEFGLLERLLKERGRVLTRDSLLDKVWGYDADVISRTVDVHIRRLREKIPFLKDRIQTVKPFGYKLKEEP; translated from the coding sequence GTGCCGAAGAAAATTGTCATGATCGAGGATGAACCGGACATCACCGGTCTGGTCACGCACTACCTTGAAAAAGAAGGCTATCGCGTCACGGCGGTCCGGGACGGGGCCAAGGGTCTCCATCAAATCAAGACCGAGCCTCCGGATCTCCTGATCCTGGACATTATGCTGCCCGAAATGGACGGCCTGGAGATCTGCCGGAGGGTGCGCGCCGATTCCAAGACGGCCGCGCTTCCGATCATCATGCTGACCGCGAAGGGAGAGGAGACCGACCGCGTGGTGGGGTTGGAGGTCGGGGCGGACGATTACCTCACCAAGCCCTTCAGCCCCAAGGAGCTCGTGGCCCGCGTCAAGGCCCTTCTTCGAAGAGCCGAACGGCGTGAAGAAGCCCCGGACCGGTATGTTTACGGCGATCTGGTCCTGGATCCGGTCCGCCATGAGGTGCGTCTTAAAGACCGGGAGGTCGTTCTGACGGCCAAGGAGTTCGGTCTGCTCGAGCGCCTGTTGAAAGAACGGGGACGCGTCCTGACGCGGGATTCCCTTTTGGACAAGGTCTGGGGTTATGATGCCGATGTGATCAGTCGAACGGTCGACGTTCATATCCGCCGGCTGCGCGAAAAGATTCCCTTCCTGAAGGACCGCATCCAGACCGTCAAACCGTTCGGATACAAGCTCAAAGAGGAGCCGTGA
- a CDS encoding SRPBCC family protein, which translates to MTARSPAQKELAAWIGIILAVCLILFFLAGLWWLPGEYQVRTQVAVSRTPEQAWAWFADPDHWGRRFPMVQADENASNAMTGAGDRRRVTLHIPGGSTLVSEILITDFVKGHLYADRHLGDWMDGKPLPIANARDRLEFDPEGSGKTRITFKGVFEVKGPLNRWLAFLVLKPTADRIIAQALEEYGRSIGIDRPSPTTRG; encoded by the coding sequence ATGACGGCCCGTTCACCCGCACAGAAAGAACTCGCGGCATGGATCGGAATCATTCTGGCGGTCTGTTTGATCCTCTTCTTCCTCGCGGGTCTTTGGTGGTTGCCGGGGGAGTACCAGGTCCGGACGCAAGTCGCCGTATCGCGGACGCCGGAGCAAGCCTGGGCGTGGTTTGCGGACCCGGACCATTGGGGGCGGCGCTTCCCGATGGTTCAGGCGGACGAAAACGCCTCGAACGCGATGACGGGCGCGGGGGATCGGCGCCGGGTGACCCTGCATATTCCGGGAGGCAGCACCCTGGTTAGCGAAATCTTGATCACGGATTTCGTGAAGGGGCACCTTTATGCCGATCGGCATCTGGGCGACTGGATGGATGGAAAACCGCTCCCGATCGCAAACGCGAGGGATCGGCTTGAGTTTGATCCGGAAGGGTCCGGGAAAACCCGGATCACGTTCAAGGGGGTTTTCGAAGTCAAAGGCCCTTTGAATAGATGGCTGGCTTTTCTGGTGCTAAAGCCGACGGCCGACCGGATCATCGCCCAGGCCCTGGAAGAATATGGCCGCTCTATCGGGATAGACCGCCCGAGCCCGACCACCCGCGGCTGA
- a CDS encoding CYTH and CHAD domain-containing protein encodes MAARIKKVSSTMEKPPAALKSSIERETKLAVDLGFRLPKLPGRPLPPRLLTSTYYDTPDHRLAQVGITLRRRVERGGGLWQLKLPAIDGRRELEIAGGPGSPPQVILDLLAANLRGIKVVPVARLRTQRAGVRVRGASGPVADVVIDNVSVLKDGRPVRRFRELEIEWLGRDKTLEAYLEALLRKAGAGDHDGRSKLFQALGRTAASNAVPEADAPVAEQLLFILRRRVKALLAYDPGTRLGGEIEDLHQMRVAIRRLRALLRAAGPLLNPEWTKPLRAELAWAGGLLGPARDLDVQVAYFQSEAATLKSRDRRPLERFIEQLRREREAAQRALVDGLRSPRYMGLVATLARAMRLLPIVASDQTLSLIAARQFTRLRKAMRQIRRSPTDAELHRIRIQTKRARYASELALASMGKPAARFVEQAQKFQDLLGMHQDAVQAETYIRAFVERTKGLQTAFVAGRMVERQRQRRDAARGALTSQWKKLKRRGKKTWASV; translated from the coding sequence ATGGCTGCTCGGATCAAAAAGGTTTCCTCCACAATGGAAAAACCACCCGCGGCGCTTAAATCGTCCATCGAGCGGGAAACGAAGCTCGCCGTCGATCTGGGTTTCCGCTTGCCGAAACTTCCCGGCCGACCGCTCCCGCCGCGCCTTCTGACCTCGACCTATTACGACACCCCGGACCATCGGCTGGCCCAAGTGGGCATCACGCTCCGCCGCCGGGTCGAGCGAGGCGGCGGTCTGTGGCAGCTCAAGCTGCCGGCGATCGATGGGAGGCGTGAATTGGAAATCGCCGGCGGACCCGGCAGTCCCCCGCAGGTCATTCTGGATCTATTGGCGGCGAATCTTAGGGGGATCAAGGTGGTTCCGGTGGCCCGGCTGCGGACCCAGCGAGCGGGCGTTCGGGTGCGCGGCGCTTCGGGTCCCGTAGCCGACGTGGTGATCGACAACGTCTCGGTCCTGAAGGACGGTCGCCCCGTCCGCCGGTTTCGGGAGCTGGAGATCGAATGGCTCGGCCGGGATAAAACGCTCGAGGCGTATCTGGAAGCGCTCCTCCGAAAGGCCGGGGCGGGCGATCATGACGGCCGGTCCAAATTGTTTCAGGCCCTGGGCCGGACGGCCGCTTCAAACGCCGTCCCCGAGGCGGATGCGCCGGTCGCCGAGCAACTCCTCTTCATACTCCGGCGGCGCGTGAAGGCGCTGCTCGCGTACGATCCCGGCACCCGGCTGGGCGGGGAGATCGAGGATCTTCATCAAATGCGGGTGGCGATCCGGCGGCTGCGCGCGCTTCTTCGCGCGGCCGGGCCGCTTTTGAATCCGGAATGGACCAAGCCGCTTCGGGCCGAGCTGGCCTGGGCGGGCGGACTCCTCGGACCCGCGCGCGATCTGGATGTCCAGGTGGCCTACTTCCAATCGGAGGCCGCGACATTGAAATCGCGCGACCGGCGGCCGCTGGAGCGGTTCATCGAGCAGCTTCGCCGGGAGAGAGAGGCCGCCCAGCGGGCTCTGGTCGACGGACTGCGCAGCCCCCGATATATGGGATTGGTCGCAACCCTCGCGCGCGCCATGCGCCTGCTTCCGATCGTGGCTTCCGACCAGACGCTGAGCCTCATTGCGGCCCGTCAGTTCACAAGGCTCCGGAAGGCGATGAGACAAATCCGAAGGTCGCCGACCGACGCCGAGCTGCACCGCATCCGGATCCAGACCAAGCGCGCCCGCTACGCCTCCGAGCTGGCCCTGGCCTCGATGGGAAAGCCGGCGGCCCGGTTCGTGGAGCAGGCGCAGAAATTCCAGGATCTCCTGGGAATGCATCAGGATGCCGTGCAGGCCGAGACCTACATTCGCGCGTTTGTGGAACGGACGAAGGGGTTGCAAACGGCCTTCGTGGCCGGGCGTATGGTCGAGCGCCAGCGCCAACGGCGGGACGCCGCAAGGGGCGCGCTGACATCGCAATGGAAAAAGCTGAAGCGGCGGGGAAAGAAGACCTGGGCTTCGGTTTAG
- a CDS encoding undecaprenyl-diphosphate phosphatase: MTDWLDSFVLGVVEGLTEFIPVSSTGHLILAGHLLGYEGEKASTFEVVIQLGAILAVVFLYKERFYGLNPFNKEKGLAGINGLTLLFLTTLPAVVIGGLTHGFIKNHLFNSKTVALGLGVGGVAILLIERFLPEVKKRGVDSLGWREALSIGFFQCLALWPGVSRSGATILGGMAIGVERKTAAEYSFLAAVPVMFAATAYDLYKSRSFLDASDLTTFGIGFVVSFITAWLSVKGFIGLLGRYTLNGFGWYRIVVALLILWLVRQA, translated from the coding sequence ATGACGGACTGGCTGGACAGTTTTGTTTTGGGCGTGGTCGAAGGGCTGACCGAATTCATTCCGGTCTCCTCGACCGGTCATCTGATTCTCGCCGGCCACCTCTTGGGCTATGAAGGGGAGAAGGCTTCCACCTTTGAAGTCGTCATACAGCTCGGCGCGATACTGGCGGTGGTCTTTCTGTATAAAGAAAGATTTTACGGCCTCAATCCTTTTAACAAGGAGAAAGGGCTCGCGGGAATCAACGGACTAACCCTTTTGTTCCTGACGACTCTTCCGGCGGTGGTGATCGGCGGCCTGACCCACGGCTTCATTAAAAACCATCTCTTCAATTCGAAGACGGTCGCGCTGGGACTGGGCGTCGGGGGCGTGGCCATCCTACTGATCGAACGCTTCCTTCCCGAGGTTAAAAAGCGCGGGGTCGATTCGCTGGGCTGGCGCGAGGCGCTCTCGATCGGTTTTTTTCAATGCCTGGCCTTGTGGCCCGGCGTTTCCCGTTCGGGGGCGACGATCCTCGGCGGGATGGCCATCGGGGTGGAACGAAAGACCGCGGCCGAATATTCCTTCCTGGCGGCCGTCCCGGTGATGTTCGCCGCCACCGCCTACGACCTTTACAAAAGCCGGTCGTTCCTGGACGCCTCCGATCTGACGACCTTCGGCATCGGCTTCGTCGTCTCCTTCATCACGGCCTGGCTTTCGGTGAAAGGGTTCATCGGTCTCCTCGGACGTTACACCCTGAACGGGTTTGGATGGTATCGCATCGTGGTGGCCCTGCTGATTTTGTGGCTCGTCCGCCAAGCTTGA
- a CDS encoding DsbA family oxidoreductase: MIRVEIWSDVVCPFCYIGKRHLEAALKKFERRDRVRVVWKSFELDRNAERGGRTSEYEMLSKKYGMSLEQARQSTEQVARRAAAVGLRFDFDRVVPANSFDAHRLAHLAAKHGLQDAAHERLFAAHFTEGLRIDDLETLRRIGVDLGHDPEEVKKVLEGDAYASDVRQEEKEAFSLGVRGVPFFLFNRRNVISGAQPVELFTEALRSASDD, encoded by the coding sequence ATGATACGTGTGGAGATCTGGTCCGATGTCGTTTGTCCGTTTTGTTATATCGGCAAGCGCCACCTCGAGGCCGCGTTAAAAAAGTTTGAGCGCCGCGACCGGGTTCGGGTGGTCTGGAAAAGTTTTGAACTCGACCGGAACGCCGAACGAGGGGGCCGCACCAGCGAATACGAAATGTTGTCGAAGAAATACGGGATGAGCCTCGAACAGGCGCGGCAATCGACCGAGCAGGTGGCCCGCCGGGCGGCCGCGGTCGGGCTGCGATTCGATTTCGACCGCGTGGTCCCGGCCAACTCTTTCGATGCGCACCGTCTCGCTCACCTGGCCGCGAAACACGGACTCCAGGATGCGGCGCACGAGCGCCTCTTCGCGGCCCATTTCACAGAGGGCCTTCGGATCGACGATTTGGAAACGCTTCGCCGGATCGGCGTCGATCTGGGGCACGATCCGGAGGAGGTGAAAAAAGTTCTGGAGGGCGACGCGTACGCTTCGGACGTCCGTCAGGAGGAGAAAGAGGCCTTTTCCCTCGGCGTGAGGGGCGTTCCATTCTTTCTGTTCAATCGCAGGAATGTTATTTCGGGCGCGCAACCGGTGGAGCTGTTCACGGAGGCGCTCAGGTCCGCGTCGGATGACTGA
- a CDS encoding OmpA family protein produces MIHTRQLFYAVVVLSAATLVSACAHNTAAVKADASPVRTANGPTAPLPAAASGPADASRPEKVAVPASFQDIFFDFEKAQIREDAKRALQEDAKILLTQRGTPITIGGYCDERGTDEYNLVLGNRRAEAVKHYLVALGVDPAHLKTVSYGKEKPFCTEHTEACYQENRRGHFIGSIAGP; encoded by the coding sequence ATGATCCATACTCGACAACTCTTCTATGCAGTCGTTGTATTATCGGCGGCAACCCTCGTGTCCGCCTGCGCGCACAACACCGCGGCGGTCAAGGCCGACGCTTCACCGGTCCGGACGGCAAACGGCCCCACGGCCCCCCTTCCGGCGGCGGCGTCCGGCCCCGCGGACGCTTCGCGTCCCGAAAAAGTCGCCGTTCCGGCGTCGTTTCAGGACATCTTCTTCGATTTCGAAAAAGCGCAGATCCGGGAGGACGCGAAACGGGCGTTGCAGGAGGACGCGAAAATCCTCCTGACGCAACGGGGGACGCCGATCACGATCGGGGGCTATTGCGACGAGCGGGGGACGGACGAATACAACCTGGTCTTGGGAAACCGTCGCGCCGAGGCGGTGAAACACTATCTGGTTGCGCTCGGGGTCGACCCCGCACACCTGAAGACGGTCAGCTACGGCAAGGAGAAGCCGTTTTGCACGGAGCATACCGAAGCCTGCTATCAGGAAAATCGGCGGGGCCATTTCATCGGATCGATCGCGGGCCCGTGA